A DNA window from Anaerocolumna sp. AGMB13020 contains the following coding sequences:
- a CDS encoding undecaprenyl-phosphate glucose phosphotransferase — protein sequence MIKDNEKTLNRINVVADGIILILAYILTYYLRFFTPLRYLVHFDPNAGYYDIFIYIRILYLLVPGYLVVYYICGLYSASPIQSKRLTMWNIFKANILGTLYFTFLLYATNESHYSRYLIFIFFVVNILLDLIYRLIVSAIQSAARKKGYNQKKVLLVGYSRAAQSYIDRLLANPHWGYAIYGILDDNVGSDTTYKGIKVIGSIEELSELLQMNKLDEIGITLSIDEYSKLSRIVNLCEKSGVHTKFIPDYQDLLPTIPYTEDLDGLPVINIRNVPLTNFVNRIMKRAVDIFGGIFALLLFSIPMIIVALIIKATSSGPIIFTQVRIGKHNKEFKMYKFRSMELQHESKEKKAWTTFNDPRVTKIGKFIRKTSIDELPQLFNVLKGEMSLVGPRPERPFFVEKFKEEIPRYMIKHQVQPGITGWAQINGFRGDTSIRKRIDCDLYYIENWTLGLDFKILFLTIFHGFVNKNAY from the coding sequence TTATCTTCGTTTTTTTACTCCGTTGCGGTATCTTGTGCACTTTGATCCCAATGCGGGTTACTATGATATTTTTATTTATATAAGAATACTATATCTGTTAGTACCGGGATATCTGGTAGTTTATTATATTTGCGGGTTGTACAGTGCCAGTCCTATTCAAAGCAAAAGACTTACCATGTGGAATATCTTTAAGGCAAATATATTAGGTACATTATACTTTACCTTCCTTTTATATGCAACCAACGAAAGCCATTATTCCCGATATCTGATTTTTATCTTTTTTGTAGTTAATATACTATTGGATTTGATCTACCGTTTGATAGTCAGTGCCATTCAAAGTGCCGCGAGAAAAAAAGGATACAATCAGAAGAAGGTACTATTGGTCGGCTACAGCAGAGCGGCTCAATCCTACATCGACAGGTTACTTGCCAATCCTCATTGGGGGTATGCCATATATGGTATCCTGGATGACAATGTAGGCAGTGATACAACCTATAAAGGCATAAAAGTTATTGGATCCATTGAAGAGCTGTCAGAATTACTTCAAATGAATAAACTGGATGAGATTGGTATCACTCTGAGTATCGATGAATATTCGAAGCTGTCAAGAATCGTAAATTTATGCGAGAAGTCGGGAGTACATACCAAATTCATTCCGGATTACCAGGACCTTTTACCGACCATTCCTTATACAGAGGACTTAGACGGACTGCCGGTAATCAATATCCGTAATGTACCTCTTACCAATTTTGTTAACCGAATCATGAAAAGGGCCGTGGATATCTTTGGTGGTATCTTTGCATTACTGCTCTTTTCAATACCTATGATTATTGTAGCCCTTATTATCAAAGCAACTTCCAGCGGGCCGATTATCTTTACCCAGGTTCGTATAGGAAAGCACAATAAGGAGTTCAAGATGTATAAATTCCGCTCCATGGAGCTTCAGCACGAATCCAAGGAAAAGAAAGCCTGGACAACCTTTAATGATCCCAGAGTAACAAAGATCGGCAAGTTTATCCGAAAGACCAGCATCGATGAATTACCGCAGTTATTCAATGTACTAAAAGGTGAAATGAGCCTTGTGGGACCCAGGCCAGAACGTCCCTTTTTCGTAGAGAAGTTCAAGGAAGAAATTCCAAGATACATGATAAAGCATCAGGTACAGCCTGGTATAACTGGCTGGGCTCAGATAAATGGTTTCCGCGGAGACACCTCGATTCGTAAGCGAATTGACTGTGACTTGTACTATATAGAGAACTGGACACTTGGACTGGACTTTAAAATATTATTTTTGACCATATTTCATGGTTTTGTAAACAAAAATGCTTATTAA
- a CDS encoding LCP family protein — MAVKKKRKRFKTKVVIIFDLILLLLVVSVGYYFWKASKMQVDKSGDSSIVTNNPDNEDMEGYRNIAVFGVDSRDNSVKQGTHSDTIVIVSINNKTKDVKLASIYRDTYSKIPDEDNAFNKINAAYFRGGYPLALNTINTNFDLDVKEYVTVNFKAVTEVIDLLGGISLDITKEELKYVNGYTKELNKINGTNVGKLKSAGTQVVNGTHATAYARIRYTKGDDFKRAERQRIVIQKIFEKAKTADLITINSILDKILPMIQTNLDSAKLLLLAKDIMSYDIVDETGFPFDKRAFTYHKVSYVFPVDLVANVTQLHQFLFETTDYAPSDKVKEISAELKQITDNN, encoded by the coding sequence ATGGCTGTAAAAAAGAAAAGAAAACGCTTTAAGACGAAAGTTGTTATTATATTTGATTTGATACTTCTGCTTCTGGTTGTCAGTGTAGGTTATTATTTCTGGAAGGCCTCCAAAATGCAGGTGGATAAATCCGGCGATTCCTCCATCGTTACCAACAATCCGGATAATGAGGATATGGAGGGATATCGTAATATAGCCGTGTTCGGCGTGGACTCCAGAGACAATTCCGTAAAACAGGGTACCCATTCCGATACCATTGTAATCGTAAGCATAAACAATAAGACCAAAGATGTTAAACTGGCTTCCATTTACCGCGATACCTATTCCAAGATTCCGGATGAAGACAATGCTTTCAATAAGATTAATGCCGCATATTTTCGAGGCGGTTATCCATTGGCACTTAATACCATCAATACCAACTTCGATTTGGATGTAAAGGAATATGTAACAGTTAACTTTAAGGCAGTTACTGAGGTAATCGACCTGCTGGGAGGTATCTCTCTTGACATTACAAAAGAAGAATTAAAGTATGTAAATGGTTATACCAAGGAACTGAATAAAATCAATGGCACCAATGTGGGCAAGCTAAAATCAGCCGGAACACAGGTAGTAAACGGTACTCACGCTACAGCCTATGCCAGAATCCGCTACACCAAAGGAGATGACTTTAAGCGTGCTGAAAGACAGCGAATTGTAATCCAGAAAATATTTGAGAAAGCAAAAACCGCTGATCTTATAACCATAAATTCCATTCTGGACAAGATATTACCCATGATTCAAACCAATCTGGACTCCGCAAAGCTGTTACTGCTTGCCAAAGATATCATGTCCTACGATATTGTGGATGAAACCGGCTTCCCTTTTGATAAAAGAGCCTTTACCTATCACAAAGTATCCTATGTATTTCCGGTAGATTTAGTTGCAAATGTAACACAGCTACATCAGTTCCTCTTTGAAACAACCGATTATGCTCCTTCTGATAAAGTAAAAGAAATCAGTGCAGAATTAAAGCAGATTACTGATAACAATTGA
- a CDS encoding CDP-glycerol glycerophosphotransferase family protein, with translation MALREQLKKFSPEWGIKIYKKVRYLSITALFGLFRLLPIQRNKVVICNVWGFGDNAKYVTEELAARHRKDLDLIFITNHPEAAGAPENVTVYKSNSVKAIYSLATAGVWLDNNRKESYIKKRRKQYYIQTWHGGIALKKIEKDYADHLGEAYIKNAKRDSAMTDLYISNSDFCTKMYRRSFWYKGAILECGSPRNDILIKPRMGIGDRLRKELGIGKETKIALYAPTYREGKNNVAAYSLEYERLLSVLAERFGGSWTIAVRLHPLVAAQSNALKYGKGVINASYYRDIYELMSECDILLTDYSNIMFEFSFTGKPVFLYASDMKEYDDGRGFYFDYASLPYDKAENMEQLENSILEFNSAYYEDRVNGFFRGLVLYEDGLASKTVADKIVEVVVAQK, from the coding sequence ATGGCTTTACGTGAACAGTTAAAAAAGTTCTCACCGGAATGGGGAATTAAAATATATAAGAAAGTCAGATATCTGTCTATAACAGCTCTTTTCGGACTGTTTCGTTTATTGCCCATACAGAGAAATAAAGTAGTTATTTGTAATGTCTGGGGGTTTGGTGACAATGCGAAATATGTGACAGAAGAGCTGGCTGCAAGGCACAGAAAAGACCTGGACCTGATTTTTATTACCAATCACCCGGAGGCTGCCGGTGCACCAGAGAACGTCACTGTGTATAAGAGCAATAGTGTAAAAGCAATCTACAGTCTTGCAACTGCCGGGGTATGGCTTGATAATAACCGTAAGGAAAGCTATATAAAGAAGCGAAGGAAGCAATACTACATCCAGACCTGGCATGGTGGAATTGCACTGAAGAAAATTGAAAAAGACTATGCGGATCATCTTGGAGAAGCTTATATAAAGAATGCGAAACGGGATTCGGCAATGACGGACCTTTATATTTCCAACAGTGATTTCTGTACGAAGATGTACCGCAGAAGCTTCTGGTATAAGGGGGCAATCTTAGAATGCGGAAGTCCCAGAAATGATATTCTTATCAAACCCAGAATGGGTATCGGAGATCGTTTAAGAAAAGAGCTTGGCATAGGAAAAGAGACAAAGATAGCTCTTTATGCACCAACCTACAGAGAAGGTAAAAATAATGTGGCAGCATATTCACTTGAATATGAACGGTTGCTTTCTGTTCTTGCGGAGAGATTTGGTGGCAGTTGGACGATCGCTGTCAGGCTTCATCCTCTTGTAGCAGCTCAAAGCAATGCTCTTAAATATGGTAAAGGGGTTATCAATGCTTCCTATTATCGGGATATCTACGAGCTGATGTCTGAATGTGATATTCTTCTTACGGATTATTCGAATATCATGTTTGAATTTTCCTTTACCGGTAAACCGGTATTTTTATATGCATCCGATATGAAAGAATACGATGATGGCAGAGGCTTTTATTTTGACTATGCTTCCCTACCTTATGACAAAGCTGAAAATATGGAGCAGCTGGAGAATAGTATTTTAGAATTCAATAGTGCTTATTATGAGGATAGGGTCAATGGGTTTTTTAGGGGGCTGGTGCTTTATGAAGACGGATTAGCGTCTAAAACGGTAGCTGATAAGATTGTGGAAGTGGTGGTTGCACAAAAGTGA
- a CDS encoding glycosyltransferase family 1 protein, which yields MVNKWKSILKIKVKGILHSVQAKTEKRLVNYRIANYDVSVISNNKPEKIKRILFVVERMAKYSGGQTSMLRLGTELAKLGHEVGYVVYKPQSKSDMEEIAASNLTGYLGKMYTNKQLEDIKSDIVVATSWDTVAFAKRIPGYKMYFIQDYEPYFFSFGELFLMAKKTYEQGLHMVSLGAWNKEMIEKNCQPVSPVDFVEFPYESAEYPHYKRDYDSYGKKKEIVVAVYLKYYGKRLPNITQHMLKQVKEKFLSDGIKLTLLYYGEDKSFRTEGGENLGMLTKKELLSLYRRADFGMVASMSNVSLVPYEMLATGLPLIEFEDGTFPYFFPEDSALLTSLDAEDLYVKLKESIKNPSLLKERDKNAVSCLSTLSWSKTAKQFEDILNRLEGV from the coding sequence ATGGTTAACAAGTGGAAAAGCATCTTAAAGATTAAGGTGAAAGGTATCTTGCACAGTGTACAGGCTAAGACGGAGAAAAGACTTGTAAATTACAGAATAGCAAATTATGATGTATCAGTTATCAGCAATAATAAACCGGAAAAGATCAAGCGGATCTTATTTGTGGTAGAGAGAATGGCTAAGTACAGCGGCGGACAGACCTCTATGCTGCGTTTGGGAACGGAGCTTGCAAAGCTTGGTCATGAGGTGGGGTATGTGGTATACAAGCCTCAGAGCAAGTCGGACATGGAGGAGATTGCGGCAAGCAATCTTACGGGATATCTTGGAAAAATGTATACCAACAAGCAGCTAGAGGATATTAAGTCTGATATTGTAGTAGCAACTTCCTGGGACACCGTTGCATTTGCAAAGAGAATACCCGGTTATAAGATGTACTTTATCCAGGACTATGAACCATATTTCTTTTCCTTTGGTGAGCTGTTCTTAATGGCTAAGAAAACCTATGAGCAGGGACTTCATATGGTAAGTCTTGGCGCCTGGAATAAAGAAATGATAGAGAAGAACTGTCAGCCCGTATCTCCAGTTGATTTTGTGGAATTCCCTTATGAAAGCGCTGAATATCCACATTATAAAAGAGACTATGACAGTTATGGTAAGAAGAAAGAAATCGTGGTTGCGGTTTACTTAAAATACTATGGCAAAAGACTGCCAAATATCACCCAGCACATGCTAAAACAGGTGAAGGAGAAGTTCCTGTCAGATGGTATCAAATTAACGCTTCTTTATTATGGAGAAGACAAAAGCTTTCGTACCGAAGGCGGTGAGAACCTTGGTATGCTGACGAAGAAAGAATTGCTTTCTTTGTACCGCAGAGCAGACTTTGGCATGGTTGCTTCCATGAGTAATGTGTCCCTGGTACCTTATGAGATGCTTGCAACAGGACTACCCCTTATTGAATTTGAAGACGGAACCTTCCCTTACTTTTTCCCGGAAGATAGTGCTTTGCTGACATCTTTGGATGCGGAGGATTTATATGTTAAGCTGAAGGAATCCATTAAAAATCCTTCCCTTTTAAAGGAAAGAGATAAGAATGCAGTTTCTTGCTTAAGTACTTTAAGCTGGTCTAAAACAGCAAAACAATTTGAGGATATTCTGAATAGGCTGGAGGGTGTCTGA
- a CDS encoding CDP-glycerol glycerophosphotransferase family protein — MPQLKRLKNKCKKMIKRFGKKAVMLLYRIESSILPINKNIIIFESNMGRNYTGNPKAIYEEMVKQGLDKKYRCYFFLDNIATEIPGSAKKLKRTRTRYFFIMGIAGVWVTDSRMPNYLKKRKGVQYIQTWHGTPLKKLALDMDSVNMAGETDIDKYKRSFFINTRTWDYLLSQNHYSTEIFRRAFAFDKNMLEIGYPRNDVLFYGNNKDYINKLKKQMGLPENKKILLYAPTWRDNEYYAKGAYKFNTPMDFAMLKEEFGDEYVCVVKYHYLVKDNIDWSTYGGFVYEFNMCEDISTLYLVADILITDYSSVMFDYSLLKRPMFFYTYDLEEYKNNLRGFYFDFLEEAPGPIVGTTEELAAAIKNYDSSMYEDKFNNFYNKYNHADDGKASAKVVKVIEKIIKGER; from the coding sequence ATGCCCCAACTTAAACGACTTAAGAATAAATGCAAGAAAATGATCAAGCGGTTTGGAAAAAAAGCAGTTATGCTACTATACCGTATTGAAAGTTCGATTCTTCCTATAAATAAGAACATTATTATTTTTGAAAGTAACATGGGCCGAAACTATACCGGCAATCCGAAGGCCATTTATGAGGAAATGGTGAAACAGGGACTGGATAAAAAGTACCGCTGCTATTTTTTCCTGGATAACATTGCTACAGAAATACCAGGCAGTGCCAAAAAGCTGAAGCGGACAAGAACACGTTATTTTTTTATAATGGGTATTGCAGGGGTATGGGTTACTGACTCCAGAATGCCTAATTATCTGAAAAAGAGAAAAGGGGTCCAGTATATCCAGACCTGGCATGGTACTCCCCTTAAGAAATTAGCCCTTGACATGGATTCCGTTAACATGGCCGGCGAAACAGACATCGATAAATACAAGAGAAGTTTCTTTATCAATACAAGAACCTGGGATTATCTGTTATCCCAGAATCATTATTCTACCGAAATCTTCAGAAGAGCTTTTGCTTTTGATAAAAATATGCTGGAAATAGGATATCCGAGAAATGATGTCCTTTTTTACGGTAATAATAAGGATTATATCAATAAATTAAAAAAACAGATGGGTCTTCCGGAGAATAAAAAGATTCTTTTGTATGCGCCAACCTGGCGTGATAATGAATATTATGCAAAAGGTGCCTATAAGTTTAATACACCGATGGATTTTGCCATGTTGAAAGAAGAATTCGGGGACGAGTATGTATGTGTGGTGAAATATCATTACCTGGTAAAGGACAATATCGACTGGTCTACATACGGCGGTTTTGTATATGAGTTCAACATGTGTGAAGATATATCGACCCTCTATCTGGTAGCAGATATTCTGATAACAGACTATTCCTCTGTTATGTTTGATTATTCCTTGCTAAAAAGGCCTATGTTTTTCTATACCTATGATCTGGAAGAGTATAAGAATAATTTAAGGGGCTTTTATTTTGATTTTCTGGAGGAGGCACCCGGACCGATTGTGGGTACAACAGAGGAACTCGCAGCAGCGATTAAAAATTACGACAGCAGTATGTACGAAGACAAGTTCAATAATTTTTATAACAAATATAATCACGCCGATGACGGAAAAGCTTCCGCTAAAGTCGTGAAGGTAATTGAGAAAATAATTAAGGGAGAAAGGTAG
- the tagD gene encoding glycerol-3-phosphate cytidylyltransferase — translation MKKVITYGTYDLIHVGHINLLRRAKELGDYLIVVLSSDEFNTIKHKTAYHCYEDRKIILEAITYVDEVIPEYTWEQKIQDVVDNQVDVFVMGDDWEGQFDFLKEYCEVVYLPRTDGISTTKIKNDLNLGVKK, via the coding sequence ATGAAAAAGGTCATTACTTACGGAACCTACGATTTAATACATGTAGGCCATATTAATTTGTTGAGAAGAGCAAAAGAGCTTGGAGATTATTTAATCGTTGTTTTATCCTCAGATGAGTTTAATACAATTAAGCATAAAACTGCTTACCACTGCTATGAGGACAGGAAGATTATCCTGGAAGCAATAACTTATGTGGATGAAGTAATACCGGAATACACATGGGAACAGAAGATTCAGGATGTGGTGGACAACCAGGTAGATGTATTTGTCATGGGAGATGATTGGGAAGGACAGTTTGACTTCTTAAAAGAATACTGTGAAGTTGTCTATTTGCCGAGAACAGATGGAATATCTACGACTAAGATAAAAAATGACCTGAATTTAGGGGTAAAAAAATAA
- the leuA gene encoding 2-isopropylmalate synthase: MLNFRRYQSAPVVDFKERTWPNKQITKAPIWCSVDLRDGNQALIEPMVVEEKIEFFKLLVKLGFKEIEVGFPSASQIEYDFLRQLVDRKLIPDDVTIQVLVQCRDHLIQKTFEALEGIKTAIVHIYNSTSTLQRDVVFGMDREAIKEIAVNGTRLVKEYTKSFPGKIILEYSPESFSGTELDFALDICTAVQDIWEPSPDNKIIINLPNTVEMTTPNVYADQIEWMHTHFNNRDSIILSVHPHNDRGCGVAASELALLAGADRVEGTLFGNGERTGNVDVLTIAYNMFSQGINPELELDDINEIIEVYERLCKIPVHVRHPYGGKLVFTAFSGSHQDAINKGVHAMQVKQKEIWEVPYLPVDPADIGRKYEPIVRINSQSGKGGVAFIMETYYGFKLPKGMHKEFADNIQHISEKQGEVAPDQIMQEFKKSYLEQKEPLHFRRSRFEDLTETSDPFDTLAKVTYTEEGIEKTFEATGNGPIDAVLRGLQKELGIHIKILDYSEHALGEGSGAQAAAYIHLLSMDTGKTIFGVGISSNITRASIRAIFSGLNRLKKS, encoded by the coding sequence ATGTTGAATTTTAGAAGATATCAGAGCGCACCGGTAGTGGATTTTAAAGAAAGAACCTGGCCAAATAAGCAGATAACAAAAGCACCTATATGGTGCAGTGTAGATTTAAGAGATGGTAACCAGGCATTAATTGAGCCTATGGTTGTAGAAGAGAAGATTGAATTCTTTAAACTGCTTGTAAAATTAGGTTTTAAGGAGATTGAAGTTGGATTTCCTTCTGCTTCACAGATTGAGTATGACTTCTTAAGACAGTTAGTGGACCGCAAGCTGATTCCTGATGACGTTACAATTCAGGTTTTGGTACAATGCAGAGATCACTTGATTCAGAAGACTTTTGAAGCCTTGGAAGGTATTAAGACAGCCATTGTTCATATATACAATTCAACCTCCACTCTTCAGCGGGATGTTGTATTTGGTATGGACAGAGAAGCAATCAAAGAGATTGCAGTAAATGGAACCAGACTCGTGAAAGAATACACCAAGTCTTTTCCGGGAAAGATTATACTGGAGTATTCACCGGAGAGCTTTAGTGGAACAGAGCTTGATTTTGCATTGGATATTTGCACAGCTGTTCAGGATATCTGGGAACCATCACCGGATAATAAAATCATTATTAATTTGCCCAACACGGTAGAAATGACTACACCAAATGTCTATGCAGACCAGATAGAATGGATGCATACCCATTTTAACAACAGAGATTCCATTATATTAAGCGTACATCCTCATAACGACAGAGGCTGCGGCGTAGCCGCCAGTGAACTGGCACTTCTTGCAGGTGCAGACCGTGTTGAAGGAACATTATTTGGTAACGGCGAACGAACCGGTAATGTAGATGTGCTTACAATTGCCTATAACATGTTTTCACAAGGTATTAATCCGGAATTGGAACTGGATGATATCAATGAAATCATAGAAGTATATGAAAGATTATGTAAGATTCCTGTACATGTACGTCATCCTTATGGCGGTAAGCTTGTATTTACTGCTTTTTCCGGATCACATCAGGATGCTATCAATAAGGGTGTGCACGCCATGCAGGTTAAGCAGAAGGAAATTTGGGAAGTACCCTACCTGCCGGTGGATCCGGCAGACATCGGAAGAAAATATGAGCCCATTGTCCGTATTAACAGTCAGTCCGGTAAGGGCGGCGTAGCCTTTATTATGGAGACCTATTATGGCTTTAAACTTCCCAAAGGAATGCATAAGGAATTTGCGGATAACATACAGCATATTTCTGAGAAGCAGGGTGAAGTAGCACCGGATCAGATTATGCAAGAATTTAAGAAAAGTTATCTGGAGCAGAAGGAACCGCTTCATTTTAGAAGAAGCCGCTTTGAAGATCTGACAGAAACCAGTGATCCTTTTGACACCCTTGCCAAAGTTACCTACACAGAGGAGGGTATTGAGAAAACCTTTGAAGCAACCGGTAACGGTCCCATTGATGCGGTACTTCGAGGGCTTCAGAAAGAACTTGGTATTCACATAAAGATATTGGATTATTCCGAGCACGCATTGGGAGAAGGCTCCGGTGCTCAGGCTGCGGCTTATATCCATTTACTCAGCATGGATACCGGAAAAACAATATTCGGAGTAGGTATCAGTTCCAATATAACCAGAGCATCTATCAGAGCGATCTTTAGTGGTCTTAACAGATTAAAGAAATCATAA
- a CDS encoding HPr family phosphocarrier protein has protein sequence MVSRKLTIKNPNGLHLRPVGMFCKLAIEFRSKISISMENTNVNGKSVLSVLGACIKTGDEIEITCEGEDEEKALSVLSKAVEDGLGDILEE, from the coding sequence ATGGTAAGCAGGAAATTGACAATCAAAAATCCTAACGGATTACACTTAAGACCCGTCGGTATGTTTTGTAAACTGGCGATAGAGTTTCGGTCAAAGATAAGCATTTCAATGGAAAATACCAATGTGAACGGAAAAAGTGTACTGAGTGTTTTAGGGGCCTGTATCAAAACGGGAGATGAGATTGAAATTACCTGTGAAGGTGAAGACGAGGAAAAGGCACTTTCCGTTCTTTCCAAGGCGGTAGAGGATGGCTTGGGAGATATCCTAGAGGAGTAA
- a CDS encoding CdaR family protein, translating to MKEKLTRNLGLKLLSLFMAILTWLIILNIADPVKEKNFNDIEVSIINENAVAQKDKVYEVVSGNSVNVTIRAKRSVLESLSKSDIKAVADLSELSVVNAAEIKVTVPGHERDIVEKTQNISTMKVSLENLKTEQFRINVVANGEVASGYYVKEKLASPNIIEVSGAETVVSKIKEVVVEVNVAGKRQSFTDTAVPKVYDNNGTLMDSDKFKLSAEEVEVTVNLLQTKTVRLYIEVTGEPYPGYKYVDKDFEPKLVVIAGEKDELDKVPYISGDYNITNKREDFEDQVNITDFIKDDVILIDDNQTAAIKVKIEKMDSKDLSYDSSEIELRNIPSGMEAKTGTANMHVKLYGNSDYLNMLNKYNLKPYIDLKGAKVGTDYFNVGLDLPDGVTLDPLSVMVSVSGAGT from the coding sequence ATGAAAGAGAAGCTGACTAGAAATCTTGGACTTAAACTGCTGTCCCTGTTTATGGCTATATTGACCTGGCTTATTATTTTAAATATAGCAGACCCTGTGAAAGAAAAAAACTTTAATGATATAGAAGTTTCTATAATTAATGAAAATGCGGTGGCCCAAAAAGACAAGGTTTATGAGGTGGTATCCGGAAATAGCGTCAATGTTACCATCAGAGCGAAAAGATCTGTGCTGGAGTCATTAAGCAAATCTGATATCAAAGCAGTAGCAGACCTTTCAGAGCTGTCCGTGGTAAATGCTGCGGAAATAAAAGTGACTGTTCCAGGTCATGAAAGAGATATCGTTGAGAAAACGCAAAATATCTCAACAATGAAAGTCAGTCTTGAGAATTTGAAGACAGAGCAATTCCGAATTAATGTGGTGGCAAACGGAGAAGTAGCCTCTGGCTATTATGTAAAGGAAAAGTTAGCGAGTCCCAATATAATAGAGGTCAGTGGTGCTGAAACCGTAGTCAGCAAAATAAAAGAAGTTGTGGTAGAGGTTAATGTTGCCGGTAAAAGGCAATCCTTTACGGATACTGCCGTACCAAAGGTTTATGATAATAACGGTACCTTAATGGATTCGGATAAGTTTAAGTTAAGTGCAGAAGAGGTGGAGGTTACCGTAAATCTGCTTCAGACGAAGACGGTTAGGCTTTATATTGAAGTAACCGGTGAACCGTATCCGGGGTATAAGTATGTGGATAAGGATTTTGAACCCAAGTTGGTAGTGATTGCCGGAGAAAAGGACGAACTTGACAAGGTTCCATACATTTCTGGTGATTACAATATAACAAACAAGAGAGAAGATTTTGAAGATCAGGTTAATATAACAGATTTTATTAAGGACGATGTAATTCTGATTGATGATAACCAGACAGCTGCAATCAAGGTTAAGATAGAAAAAATGGATAGTAAGGATTTAAGTTATGACAGCAGTGAGATAGAGCTGAGGAATATACCCAGTGGTATGGAAGCAAAAACAGGAACCGCAAACATGCATGTGAAGCTCTATGGCAACAGTGACTATCTGAATATGCTTAATAAATATAACTTAAAGCCATATATAGACTTAAAAGGAGCCAAAGTCGGAACGGATTATTTTAATGTCGGACTGGATTTACCGGACGGAGTCACACTGGATCCACTCAGTGTGATGGTATCCGTCAGCGGTGCCGGTACATAA
- the cdaA gene encoding diadenylate cyclase CdaA, translating to MQTIISFFKEYISWYSLPDIGLTDIIEILILAFVIYNVIVWVKQTRAWILVKGLIVLLILWLFASVLDLSVILWLFYKSLNVGIIAVIIVFQPEFRKALEQLGQNHLVTPLFNFNDSKDKGDRFSEKTVADIVKATFELAKAKTGALIVIEKELSLMEFENTGIAIDSLVSSQLLINIFEHNTPLHDGAVIIKGNRVAAATCYLPLSDNMHLSKELGTRHRAGIGVSEITDCLTIIVSEETGKVSLAMGGTLIRNVDGDYLKNKILTLQNKVVDTKKIKLWKGRSKNEREAD from the coding sequence ATGCAGACAATTATAAGTTTTTTTAAAGAATATATAAGCTGGTATTCTTTGCCGGATATCGGACTGACCGATATTATAGAAATCCTTATTCTGGCTTTTGTTATCTACAATGTTATTGTGTGGGTAAAACAGACCAGAGCATGGATTCTGGTTAAGGGACTTATTGTGCTGCTTATTCTCTGGCTTTTTGCATCTGTATTGGACTTAAGCGTTATACTCTGGCTGTTCTATAAGAGTCTGAATGTAGGCATTATTGCAGTTATCATTGTATTCCAGCCGGAATTCAGAAAAGCACTGGAGCAATTGGGACAGAATCATCTTGTGACTCCCCTGTTTAATTTTAACGACTCCAAGGACAAAGGGGACAGATTCTCTGAGAAAACAGTCGCAGATATTGTTAAAGCTACCTTTGAGCTGGCAAAAGCCAAAACAGGTGCTCTGATTGTAATAGAGAAAGAACTATCCCTTATGGAATTCGAAAATACAGGAATTGCCATTGATTCCCTGGTAAGCAGCCAGTTGCTGATCAATATCTTTGAGCATAATACACCGCTGCATGACGGAGCGGTTATCATAAAAGGCAACAGAGTAGCTGCCGCCACCTGTTATCTACCTTTATCCGATAACATGCATCTGAGCAAGGAACTTGGTACGAGACACAGAGCCGGTATCGGAGTAAGTGAAATTACCGATTGCCTTACAATTATCGTATCAGAAGAAACCGGTAAGGTATCCCTTGCGATGGGTGGAACTTTAATCCGTAATGTGGATGGAGATTATTTGAAAAATAAAATACTCACTCTTCAGAATAAAGTAGTGGATACAAAGAAAATTAAATTATGGAAGGGGAGGTCTAAGAATGAAAGAGAAGCTGACTAG